From the Amia ocellicauda isolate fAmiCal2 chromosome 12, fAmiCal2.hap1, whole genome shotgun sequence genome, the window AGCATCAGAGCACTCACTCAGAGCTACCCAATTGTGTAACACACCCCAAGTTTGGCTCATATCACAGGATGCTGCTTCTGCTACCCCCACATACCCAGTGTCTCTAAATATGTTGTTCAGTCTGTCTTGGTACAGCACATAGAGGACTTGTGCACTCCAGAGGACAATGCTGTCATTCTGCCTTTGTGCTGCCTTACTGTTACAGCTGCAACACTTACAGCTATTGTCTTTAAAACACTTTGGATAAAGGCATGAGCCAGTGATACTCACCTGCCACTAGGATCTGCAGGTCTCTCTGGCTGCTTCCTTGTTCATTGGCCACAGCACAGGTGTAGGTGCCCTGGTCACTTCCCTGCACCTCTCTCAGCCTCAGAGAGGCGTTACCCACGGCCACCTGCTCTGGGAACAGCTGTGTGCGCCCCCTGTAGGCGGGGCTTTGTTCCTTCAGCTGATCTGTGCCGTAATAGAAACTGTGCACAACCTCCTGACCTCGATGCCAGGTCAGCACCACTCTGCCAGGGTCATCAGCTTCACTATAGTGGAAAGAGCAACTGAGGGTGATGTCACTGCCTGGAGCCACCACCATGGGGGAGCTGGACACCAGCACTGCAGTAGAGActtggaggagaggagagaaggcTGATGTCACACAGTCCTTCAGTAATGTACAGTCACAGTAGGTCCAGGCACACAAATGCTTCCTGGCATACTCTAGGTTGCTGTTCTTTAGCAGGGCAGATCTTTTCTGAGGTATTTTACAGACTATCTGTACTGTAGAATATCATAAAAAGTCTTCACAAGACAACCAATGATTTTAGTGGATTCAGTAGAGAAGCTGTTCTGCTGGATACAAGTG encodes:
- the LOC136764846 gene encoding CD276 antigen isoform X1 codes for the protein MILPHIVGLSLLFGVSTAVLVSSSPMVVAPGSDITLSCSFHYSEADDPGRVVLTWHRGQEVVHSFYYGTDQLKEQSPAYRGRTQLFPEQVAVGNASLRLREVQGSDQGTYTCAVANEQGSSQRDLQILVAAEYEEPRLVINMSKHPGLVMLEYCAQGYPQATVLWLNQSGGDITERSHTSQWESRG
- the LOC136764846 gene encoding CD276 antigen homolog isoform X2 — encoded protein: MVVAPGSDITLSCSFHYSEADDPGRVVLTWHRGQEVVHSFYYGTDQLKEQSPAYRGRTQLFPEQVAVGNASLRLREVQGSDQGTYTCAVANEQGSSQRDLQILVAAEYEEPRLVINMSKHPGLVMLEYCAQGYPQATVLWLNQSGGDITERSHTSQWESRG